One Candidatus Eisenbacteria bacterium genomic region harbors:
- a CDS encoding tetratricopeptide repeat protein, whose amino-acid sequence MRSNLLLFLPPLAAGAILRAFSLVRFLKGSPFAHHLFSDGHAYWERAAAILAGDAPREAFYQAPLYPYALALFRAVAGANLPLLYAAQHLCGLLSVFLVTAIALRALPRRAAAAAGVIYALLPYPVYFEQKLAPISVALPIALTALLLLDRARTGRGWVAAGAATGLVTLARANLLLFAAITAIWIARRAGARAVLLFAASAAVVVLPVTVRNAVVGGGFVPVAANGGEVFYHGNNGNAAGAMGKVPELGADIVSLAAESRAAAARDLGRSVNAAEASRYWFGRGLAWIAGHGADSFRLEMRKARILLSGRFTPISNFFDFETERFPGVPRPFIYLHYPLLFLALLALFDGAMRRRVPAPALLFGAAQIVTVLLFFGCTRYVIPLAPIAALLAGAAIAGGRPGPRAAVPIAAAVLLLLAADLGWKREWATPYAQLGSIRLEEEKGDEAVALFEEAVRIAPMEVIHAQNLARAEWFVGRVDRAAATIVAAVERGIADGRTLGYLGTLYLQLERYDEAEKVLDEAIRLEPNRALSHFMLGRVLVRQRRWEEAERAFLRAVELEPDMLDAHRHLYRIYQGPLPDPEKMDREMHKVFELHGWE is encoded by the coding sequence TTGAGGAGTAATCTGCTTCTCTTTCTCCCCCCCCTCGCCGCCGGTGCGATTTTACGGGCTTTTTCCCTCGTCCGTTTTCTGAAGGGGAGTCCTTTCGCCCACCATCTCTTCTCGGACGGGCACGCCTACTGGGAACGGGCGGCGGCGATTCTCGCGGGCGACGCGCCGCGGGAAGCGTTCTATCAAGCGCCGCTCTACCCCTATGCGCTCGCCCTCTTCCGTGCCGTGGCGGGGGCGAATCTCCCGCTCCTCTACGCGGCGCAACATCTCTGCGGTCTCTTGTCGGTTTTTCTCGTCACAGCGATCGCGCTTCGCGCCCTTCCCCGGCGGGCGGCGGCCGCCGCCGGAGTGATCTACGCCCTTCTTCCCTACCCGGTCTATTTCGAGCAGAAGCTCGCCCCCATCTCCGTCGCCCTCCCCATCGCCCTCACCGCCCTTCTGCTTCTCGACAGGGCCCGGACCGGCCGAGGGTGGGTCGCTGCGGGCGCGGCGACCGGGCTCGTGACCCTCGCCCGAGCCAACCTGCTTCTCTTCGCGGCGATCACCGCGATCTGGATCGCGCGGCGGGCCGGCGCGCGCGCGGTGCTTCTCTTCGCAGCATCCGCGGCTGTTGTCGTTCTTCCCGTGACGGTCCGGAACGCCGTCGTGGGGGGCGGGTTCGTTCCCGTCGCCGCGAACGGCGGAGAGGTCTTCTACCACGGAAACAACGGAAACGCGGCGGGCGCGATGGGGAAGGTTCCCGAGTTGGGCGCCGACATCGTGTCGCTGGCCGCGGAATCGCGGGCCGCGGCGGCGCGCGACCTCGGCCGCTCCGTGAACGCCGCCGAGGCGTCTCGATATTGGTTCGGCCGAGGACTCGCCTGGATCGCCGGTCACGGCGCGGATTCTTTTCGCCTCGAAATGCGCAAGGCGCGGATCCTCCTTTCCGGACGATTCACGCCGATCAGCAACTTCTTCGATTTCGAGACGGAACGCTTCCCCGGCGTGCCGCGGCCCTTCATCTACCTGCACTACCCGCTCCTCTTCCTCGCCCTTCTCGCGCTCTTCGACGGCGCCATGAGGCGCCGCGTACCCGCGCCGGCGCTCCTTTTCGGAGCCGCGCAGATCGTGACGGTGCTCCTCTTCTTCGGTTGCACCCGCTACGTGATCCCTCTCGCTCCGATCGCGGCCCTTCTCGCCGGCGCGGCGATTGCGGGGGGGCGTCCCGGCCCGCGCGCCGCGGTGCCGATCGCCGCGGCTGTTCTTCTTCTTCTCGCCGCCGATCTCGGCTGGAAACGCGAATGGGCGACCCCCTACGCGCAGCTCGGATCGATCCGCCTGGAGGAAGAGAAAGGAGACGAGGCGGTCGCCCTCTTCGAGGAAGCGGTCCGGATCGCCCCGATGGAGGTGATCCACGCGCAGAACCTGGCGCGGGCCGAGTGGTTCGTCGGGCGCGTGGACCGGGCGGCGGCGACGATCGTCGCGGCGGTCGAGAGGGGAATCGCCGACGGCCGAACCTTGGGCTATCTCGGGACGCTCTACTTGCAACTGGAGCGGTACGACGAGGCGGAGAAGGTTCTCGACGAGGCGATACGGCTCGAGCCGAACCGCGCGCTCTCGCATTTCATGCTCGGGCGGGTTCTGGTCAGACAGCGGCGGTGGGAAGAGGCGGAGCGCGCCTTCCTGCGGGCGGTGGAGTTGGAGCCGGACATGCTCGACGCGCACCGCCATCTCTACAGGATCTATCAGGGGCCTCTGCCCGATCCGGAGAAGATGGATCGGGAGATGCACAAGGTGTTCGAGCTGCACGGCTGGGAGTGA
- the lepB gene encoding signal peptidase I codes for MNETATPSPPSLRRRAWNRLKDVVFMIAAVLFLRTFVVQAYQIPSGSMEETLLVGDFLIANKFIYGPHIPFTEHKIKGREPRRGEIAIFRSPADDKDYIKRVIGLPGETVEIRENRVFIDGEPLDEAYVHLDGCGNPPQAFYGPVTVPEGHIFVLGDNRNKSYDSRFWGFLDESLLRGRAEVIHWSWDTGKHRPRLGRIGDLL; via the coding sequence ATGAACGAGACCGCGACGCCTTCCCCCCCATCCCTTCGGAGACGCGCCTGGAACCGTTTGAAGGACGTCGTGTTCATGATCGCGGCGGTGCTCTTCCTCCGCACCTTCGTCGTGCAGGCGTATCAGATTCCCTCCGGCTCCATGGAGGAGACCCTTCTGGTCGGCGACTTCCTGATCGCCAATAAATTCATCTACGGACCGCACATCCCCTTTACCGAACATAAAATAAAGGGGCGGGAGCCCCGCCGCGGCGAGATCGCCATCTTCCGCTCGCCGGCGGACGACAAAGACTACATCAAGCGGGTGATCGGCCTGCCCGGCGAAACGGTGGAAATCCGCGAAAACCGCGTCTTCATCGACGGGGAACCGCTCGACGAAGCGTACGTACACCTCGACGGATGCGGGAATCCGCCCCAGGCGTTCTACGGGCCGGTCACCGTGCCGGAAGGGCACATCTTCGTGCTCGGGGACAACCGGAACAAGAGCTACGACAGCCGGTTCTGGGGGTTCTTGGACGAGAGCCTGCTCCGGGGGCGCGCGGAGGTGATCCACTGGTCCTGGGACACGGGAAAACACCGCCCCCGTCTCGGACGGATCGGCGACCTTCTCTGA
- a CDS encoding LysR family transcriptional regulator, with the protein MNDLAPLRAFLAVAREGGFSAAARALHLTQPTISMQIRRLEQELGERLFERTGKRARPTPAGFHLIGRAEEVVRAAENLADAARDLREVHGGDLQIGTTDVASIYVLPRAYRTFLGRHPSVNLSVTVDGTLPLLQSLRAGRIELAVATLPVSGDDLESTVVERDRLLPILPRRHPLAGRKRIRPEELAETPMITFKENSVTRREVDRAFGAAGVRPRVAMEISSPEAIKKLVEVGLGFAVLPERSVRAEIHAGRLASPVLTGLRLERRIGVIRPRGRYLSPAARAFLSILESD; encoded by the coding sequence ATGAACGACCTGGCCCCGCTCCGCGCTTTTCTCGCCGTTGCCCGGGAAGGCGGGTTCTCCGCCGCCGCCCGCGCGCTCCATCTGACCCAACCGACCATCTCGATGCAGATCCGGCGCCTCGAGCAGGAGCTGGGCGAGCGCCTCTTCGAGAGAACGGGCAAGCGGGCGCGCCCCACGCCGGCGGGATTTCACCTGATCGGCCGGGCCGAGGAGGTGGTGCGGGCGGCGGAGAACCTCGCCGACGCCGCCCGGGATTTGCGTGAGGTACACGGCGGCGATCTCCAGATCGGGACCACCGACGTGGCGAGCATCTACGTCCTCCCCCGGGCGTACAGGACTTTTCTGGGACGCCACCCATCGGTGAACCTGTCGGTGACGGTGGACGGAACTCTCCCTCTCCTCCAATCCCTCCGGGCGGGACGGATCGAGCTGGCCGTCGCCACCCTCCCCGTCTCCGGCGACGATCTGGAGTCAACCGTCGTCGAGCGGGATCGACTCCTCCCCATCCTTCCCCGCCGCCACCCTCTGGCGGGGCGCAAGAGAATCCGTCCGGAGGAACTCGCCGAAACGCCGATGATCACCTTCAAGGAGAACTCGGTGACGCGCCGCGAGGTGGACCGCGCCTTCGGCGCGGCGGGGGTCCGCCCCCGGGTGGCGATGGAGATCTCCAGCCCGGAGGCGATCAAGAAACTGGTCGAGGTGGGTCTGGGGTTCGCCGTGTTGCCCGAGCGTTCCGTGCGCGCCGAGATCCATGCCGGTCGCCTCGCCTCCCCGGTCCTCACCGGCCTTCGTCTCGAAAGGAGGATCGGCGTGATCCGCCCGCGGGGGCGCTACCTCTCGCCGGCGGCCCGGGCTTTTCTCTCGATCCTGGAATCGGATTAG
- a CDS encoding inositol-3-phosphate synthase: MGKADIAAPKGKLGVLIPGIGAVSTTFIAGVQAVRKGLAEPVGSLTQMGTIRLGKRTENRVPMIKEFVPLADLDDLVFGGWDIFEDDGYEAAVKAGVLERTLLDSIEKELRAVKPMPAVFDNRYVKKLHGTYVKKGKNWRDLADQLGEDIRRFCEEHGLDRLVMIWCASTEIYIEPSDVHASLAAFEKGLDAHDERIAPSMIYAYAALKAGVPFANGAPNLTVDIPALVELSKKTGAPIAGKDFKTGQTLMKTILAPGFKSRMIGVSGWFSTNILGNRDGEVLDDPESFKTKEASKLSVLEHILQPRLYPSLYGNLYHKVRINYYPPRGDNKEGWDNIDIFGWLGYPMQIKVDFLCRDSILAAPIVLDLALFLDLSARAGRRGIQEWLSFYFKSPMTAPGLYPEHDLFIQQMKMKNTLRDMMGEDVIHHLGSEYYD, encoded by the coding sequence ATGGGCAAAGCAGACATCGCGGCGCCGAAGGGGAAACTCGGCGTGCTGATCCCCGGAATCGGGGCGGTTTCCACCACTTTCATCGCCGGCGTGCAAGCGGTCCGCAAGGGCTTGGCCGAACCGGTCGGTTCGCTGACCCAGATGGGAACGATCCGACTCGGCAAGCGGACCGAAAACCGCGTCCCGATGATCAAGGAGTTCGTCCCTCTCGCCGATCTGGATGACCTCGTCTTCGGCGGTTGGGACATCTTCGAGGACGATGGTTACGAGGCGGCGGTCAAGGCGGGCGTGTTGGAGCGCACCCTCCTCGACTCGATCGAGAAGGAGCTGCGGGCGGTGAAGCCGATGCCCGCGGTTTTCGACAACCGGTACGTGAAGAAGCTGCACGGAACGTATGTGAAGAAGGGTAAGAACTGGCGGGATCTGGCCGACCAGCTGGGCGAGGACATCCGCCGGTTCTGCGAGGAACACGGCTTGGACCGACTGGTGATGATCTGGTGCGCATCCACGGAGATCTACATCGAGCCCTCCGACGTGCACGCCTCGCTGGCCGCTTTCGAGAAGGGACTCGACGCGCACGACGAGCGAATCGCTCCGAGCATGATCTACGCCTACGCGGCGCTCAAGGCGGGCGTCCCCTTCGCCAACGGAGCGCCGAACCTGACGGTGGACATCCCCGCCCTGGTCGAGTTGTCGAAGAAGACGGGCGCGCCCATCGCCGGCAAGGATTTCAAGACCGGCCAGACCCTGATGAAGACGATTCTCGCCCCCGGGTTCAAGTCGCGGATGATCGGTGTTTCGGGTTGGTTCTCCACGAACATTCTCGGCAACCGGGACGGCGAGGTGCTGGACGATCCGGAGTCTTTCAAGACCAAAGAGGCGTCCAAACTCTCGGTGCTCGAGCACATTCTCCAGCCCCGGCTCTATCCGAGTCTCTACGGCAACCTCTACCATAAGGTACGGATCAACTACTATCCGCCCCGGGGAGACAACAAGGAAGGCTGGGACAACATCGACATCTTCGGGTGGCTCGGTTACCCGATGCAGATCAAGGTGGATTTCCTCTGTCGCGATTCGATCCTCGCCGCGCCGATCGTTCTCGACCTTGCGCTTTTCCTCGACCTCTCCGCCCGGGCGGGTCGCCGGGGTATCCAGGAGTGGCTTTCTTTCTACTTCAAGAGTCCCATGACCGCGCCCGGCCTCTATCCGGAACACGATCTTTTCATCCAGCAGATGAAGATGAAGAACACCCTTCGGGACATGATGGGCGAAGATGTGATCCACCACCTCGGCTCGGAATACTACGACTAG
- a CDS encoding SPOR domain-containing protein, translating into MTRRCLSYGVLPALLFAAHLIAVPDARASFVVSPMELHLRAGPGGRAEEPITIKNTGTRPLSVRLYPGDSRFGLDGREENLPVGSLARSCADWLTVDGRVIDLEPGEVRQIPILLEAPSPAVGSYWTKVYLEEVSAPEPSVVKEGERTYRVFIKQRVGVRIFEDVEGTLRPAARVTHVGVEAPEIREAAVTPETVSPKDAAPGSWRAQLLATRDAGKARGLAESLAGRFDGPVHVVFDDPFYKVQVGEERTREEAEVLTSRLASTGFGSSWIVRASVASPAGAKAESRADAPAPAARTETVDGFRVQLLASADEKKARALAERAEAVLETAAYVERSGALFKTRVGNCEEKEDALRLVERAKRSGFGGAWLVRAEVTREAPLLASVPETGILPPTAEEPAASASLDHGRNAAPWTPVVTVRVENTGNSILRCTGRAEIRDGGGAALDTLALGVEGRFTLFPGGTRELRVSGDRDLAPGTYTALAIVDFGGDYLVAGDAVFEVPDRRVLARSGPGAIQGDGE; encoded by the coding sequence ATGACGCGTCGATGCCTCTCCTACGGGGTCCTCCCGGCGCTTCTGTTCGCGGCGCACCTGATCGCGGTGCCCGACGCGCGGGCGTCCTTCGTGGTGTCGCCGATGGAACTGCACCTCCGGGCCGGTCCCGGCGGGCGCGCCGAGGAGCCCATCACGATCAAGAATACCGGTACCCGGCCCCTTTCGGTCCGTCTCTATCCGGGCGACAGCCGCTTCGGATTGGACGGCCGGGAGGAGAATCTCCCCGTCGGATCGCTGGCGCGGAGCTGTGCCGACTGGCTCACCGTGGACGGACGCGTCATCGATCTGGAGCCGGGCGAGGTGAGGCAGATCCCGATCCTGCTCGAGGCACCGTCGCCGGCGGTGGGAAGTTATTGGACCAAAGTCTATCTCGAAGAGGTGAGCGCCCCCGAACCGTCGGTCGTGAAGGAAGGGGAGCGGACCTACCGGGTTTTCATCAAGCAACGGGTCGGCGTTCGGATTTTTGAGGACGTGGAAGGGACGCTCCGGCCCGCCGCCCGGGTGACCCATGTCGGCGTGGAGGCGCCGGAGATCCGCGAGGCCGCGGTGACGCCGGAAACCGTTTCTCCGAAAGACGCGGCGCCGGGCTCTTGGCGCGCCCAGCTCCTCGCCACCCGGGACGCCGGCAAGGCGCGGGGGTTGGCCGAGTCGCTCGCGGGGAGATTCGACGGCCCGGTTCACGTGGTGTTCGATGATCCCTTCTATAAGGTGCAGGTCGGCGAGGAACGGACGCGGGAGGAGGCGGAGGTCCTGACCTCCCGGCTCGCCTCCACCGGTTTCGGTTCGAGCTGGATCGTCCGCGCGTCCGTCGCTTCGCCGGCGGGCGCGAAGGCCGAGAGTCGCGCCGACGCCCCGGCGCCCGCCGCGCGGACCGAGACGGTCGACGGGTTCCGCGTGCAGCTCCTCGCCTCCGCCGACGAGAAAAAGGCGCGCGCCCTGGCGGAGCGAGCGGAAGCGGTTCTGGAGACCGCGGCGTACGTGGAACGGAGCGGCGCCCTCTTCAAGACGAGGGTGGGGAACTGCGAGGAGAAGGAGGACGCCCTCCGTCTCGTGGAGCGGGCGAAGCGATCCGGTTTCGGCGGGGCTTGGTTGGTGCGCGCGGAGGTGACGCGGGAGGCGCCCCTTCTCGCCTCGGTTCCCGAAACGGGGATTCTACCGCCGACGGCGGAGGAGCCCGCGGCGTCCGCCTCACTCGACCACGGGAGAAACGCCGCGCCGTGGACCCCGGTGGTTACGGTTCGCGTCGAGAACACGGGCAACAGCATTCTCCGTTGCACCGGCCGCGCCGAGATCCGCGACGGCGGCGGGGCGGCGTTGGACACCCTCGCCCTCGGTGTGGAGGGTCGGTTCACCCTTTTCCCCGGTGGGACGCGGGAACTGCGCGTCTCCGGGGATCGGGACCTCGCGCCGGGAACCTATACCGCGCTGGCGATCGTGGATTTCGGCGGTGATTATCTTGTGGCGGGGGACGCGGTTTTCGAGGTCCCGGACCGGCGCGTGCTCGCCCGTTCCGGACCCGGAGCGATCCAGGGAGATGGTGAATAA
- a CDS encoding phosphohydrolase, with protein MDKKQVDELWPELEWIEDGELRNKVRDVWAYALEESVLTPDDLRRIPFTLLAPGCTVTFMEHKRSVVHIARESGRIMKEFYGDQLPIDMDVLIAGAILIDVGKLLEYVLDGKGNAVVGMTGKYLRHPFTGVALARRFGLPDPVCHMIATHAKEGNLGKRTVESFIAHHADFMTFEPFVDRIG; from the coding sequence ATGGACAAGAAACAGGTGGACGAACTCTGGCCGGAGCTGGAGTGGATCGAGGACGGAGAACTGCGGAACAAGGTGCGGGATGTTTGGGCCTACGCCCTCGAGGAGAGCGTGCTTACGCCGGATGACCTGCGGCGGATCCCCTTCACGCTCCTCGCCCCGGGCTGCACGGTCACCTTCATGGAACACAAACGTTCTGTCGTACACATCGCCCGCGAGTCGGGGCGTATCATGAAGGAGTTCTACGGCGACCAGTTGCCGATCGACATGGACGTCCTGATCGCCGGCGCCATTCTGATCGATGTGGGAAAGCTCCTCGAATACGTGCTGGACGGGAAGGGGAACGCGGTGGTCGGCATGACGGGAAAATACCTGCGCCACCCCTTCACCGGCGTCGCCCTCGCCCGGCGTTTCGGCCTCCCCGATCCGGTCTGTCACATGATCGCCACGCACGCCAAGGAGGGGAACCTGGGGAAGAGAACGGTGGAGTCATTCATCGCCCATCACGCCGACTTCATGACCTTCGAGCCCTTCGTGGACCGAATCGGTTAG
- a CDS encoding T9SS type A sorting domain-containing protein, with the protein MNCARTIAAAALAALLAAGGAWAGAEDATIYEIQQGTYSQYTWVTVDSVIVTGVTADAFWVIEPAGGAYGGIYVARGENPYVSRGDLVTVSGYYTESSGLSNITATSGVGGIVNVLDNDQTLPAASAVAVDDVNTGSATAEQWEGCLVTLDDLACTAVNASDWRVVEVDGDAPLTDTLFVDDLMTYNWPSLGDTLVELTGLMHYLSGNFRLEPRDNYDVLVADTEAPAQITDLAASSGEYNGTVDLDWTAVGDDGTTGTASAYVVRWHTSPITGANWASANDVDDEPAPQSSGSSESWTVTGLPEGQTLYFAVRAEDEALLQGPVSNSPSAYVTDTQPTLVIHCINVGQGDCTLIVAGTGQSFLFDAGNNGVGSAEVVPYLDSIGINTLTYMGASHYDADHIGGLDEVFNSALITLTDSCYDRGWSYSTVTYDNYVAAIGSQRATAYDGLVLDLGGGVTMTCVGVNGNGQLSPPYDETYAENDLSVNWVVEVGNFQFYVGGDTPGYSSCYPYHDIETSIAQDVGNIEVVRANHHGSYCNTNQNLLNWMDPQAVIISVGDGNPYGHPKQDMINRVVSSGAYIYQTEGGTGGSPPMGMGEVCGDVVIRTNGLCTYTIQDSTYLVDDATGVELAGTAPPVRFGLLGNAPNPFNPVTEILFELPRAGEATLAIHDVSGRLVAVLSRGPRDAGTFRETWDGRDDSGRPVASGVYFARLRTAERSDTRKMVLVR; encoded by the coding sequence ATGAATTGTGCACGAACGATCGCGGCGGCCGCATTGGCCGCTCTCCTCGCCGCCGGCGGGGCTTGGGCCGGTGCGGAGGACGCGACGATCTACGAGATCCAGCAGGGGACCTATTCGCAGTACACCTGGGTCACCGTGGATAGCGTCATCGTGACCGGCGTGACGGCGGACGCTTTCTGGGTCATCGAGCCGGCGGGCGGCGCCTACGGGGGCATCTATGTCGCCCGCGGCGAAAACCCCTATGTCTCTCGAGGGGATCTGGTGACCGTTTCCGGCTACTACACCGAATCGAGCGGCCTTTCCAACATCACCGCCACCTCCGGGGTCGGCGGCATCGTCAACGTGCTCGACAATGATCAAACGCTGCCGGCGGCGTCCGCCGTCGCGGTGGACGATGTGAACACCGGAAGCGCCACCGCCGAGCAGTGGGAGGGGTGCCTGGTCACCCTGGACGATCTGGCGTGCACGGCCGTGAACGCGAGCGACTGGCGGGTGGTCGAAGTGGACGGCGACGCGCCCCTCACGGACACCCTCTTCGTCGACGACCTGATGACCTACAACTGGCCTTCCCTCGGAGACACGCTTGTCGAGCTCACCGGTCTCATGCACTATCTCTCCGGGAATTTCCGGCTCGAGCCGCGGGATAACTACGATGTGCTCGTGGCGGACACCGAGGCGCCCGCGCAGATCACCGATCTGGCCGCCTCCTCGGGCGAGTACAACGGCACCGTCGATCTGGACTGGACCGCCGTGGGCGACGACGGAACCACCGGCACCGCCTCCGCCTACGTGGTCCGCTGGCACACGAGCCCGATCACCGGCGCCAACTGGGCCTCCGCGAACGACGTCGACGACGAGCCGGCGCCGCAATCCTCCGGCTCCTCCGAATCGTGGACCGTGACCGGCCTTCCGGAGGGGCAGACCCTCTACTTCGCCGTTCGCGCCGAGGACGAGGCGCTTCTCCAGGGACCGGTCTCCAACAGCCCTTCCGCCTATGTGACCGACACCCAGCCCACGCTCGTCATCCATTGCATCAACGTGGGGCAGGGGGACTGCACGCTGATCGTCGCCGGAACCGGCCAGTCTTTCCTCTTCGACGCCGGGAACAACGGCGTGGGGAGCGCCGAGGTGGTTCCCTACCTGGACAGCATCGGGATCAACACGCTCACCTACATGGGCGCCTCGCATTACGACGCGGACCACATCGGCGGGTTGGATGAAGTGTTCAATTCGGCGCTGATCACTCTGACCGATTCCTGTTACGACCGGGGCTGGTCCTATTCCACCGTGACCTACGACAACTATGTCGCCGCCATCGGCTCGCAGCGGGCGACCGCCTACGACGGCCTGGTGCTCGACCTCGGCGGTGGCGTCACCATGACCTGCGTCGGCGTGAACGGGAACGGCCAGCTTTCACCTCCCTATGACGAGACCTACGCGGAGAACGACCTCTCGGTGAACTGGGTCGTCGAGGTGGGGAACTTCCAGTTCTACGTCGGCGGCGACACGCCCGGCTATTCGAGCTGTTATCCTTACCACGACATCGAGACCTCCATCGCCCAGGACGTGGGGAACATCGAAGTGGTCCGCGCGAACCACCACGGCAGCTACTGCAACACGAACCAGAATCTGTTGAACTGGATGGATCCGCAGGCGGTGATCATATCCGTCGGCGACGGGAATCCCTACGGCCACCCCAAACAGGACATGATCAACCGGGTCGTGAGCAGCGGCGCCTACATCTATCAGACCGAGGGGGGGACCGGAGGCTCGCCTCCCATGGGCATGGGCGAGGTGTGCGGCGACGTGGTGATCCGCACCAACGGACTTTGCACCTACACCATTCAGGACTCCACCTATCTGGTGGATGACGCCACCGGCGTGGAGCTGGCGGGAACCGCCCCGCCGGTCCGTTTCGGGCTCCTCGGGAACGCGCCGAATCCATTCAACCCCGTCACCGAGATCCTCTTCGAGCTGCCCCGCGCCGGCGAGGCGACCCTCGCGATCCACGATGTGTCCGGCCGCCTGGTCGCCGTACTCTCCCGGGGGCCGCGCGACGCGGGGACATTCCGCGAGACCTGGGACGGGCGTGACGACTCCGGCCGGCCGGTCGCCTCGGGCGTCTATTTCGCCCGTCTCCGGACGGCGGAGCGCTCCGACACGCGGAAGATGGTTCTGGTTCGTTAA
- a CDS encoding ferritin family protein produces the protein MSNFGSIDEVLDFAVKREEESERFYLEMAKRVEKMKEVFEQFAAEERGHKAKLLAVKENKRLVAKSSKPVQDLKIGDYLEEKEATPGMDYADALVLAMKKEKKAFKLYSDLAASAESGETAELFRGLAQEEARHKLRFEVEYDDYVLREN, from the coding sequence ATGAGCAACTTCGGATCGATCGATGAGGTACTCGATTTCGCCGTCAAGCGCGAGGAGGAATCGGAGCGTTTCTACCTCGAGATGGCGAAACGGGTGGAGAAGATGAAGGAAGTCTTCGAGCAGTTCGCCGCCGAAGAGAGGGGCCACAAGGCGAAACTACTGGCGGTGAAGGAGAACAAACGGCTGGTGGCCAAGTCTTCCAAGCCGGTTCAGGATCTGAAGATCGGCGATTATCTCGAAGAGAAGGAAGCGACGCCGGGGATGGATTACGCGGACGCGCTCGTGTTGGCGATGAAGAAGGAGAAGAAGGCCTTCAAGCTGTACAGCGATCTGGCCGCCTCCGCCGAGAGCGGAGAGACGGCGGAATTATTCCGCGGCCTCGCCCAGGAAGAGGCGAGACACAAACTCCGCTTCGAGGTGGAGTACGACGACTACGTTCTGCGGGAAAACTGA
- a CDS encoding ABC transporter permease: MRSTLTSLGIIIGVSAVIVMIGVGVGSQAEIESHIEGLGTNLLIVFPGSGQTGGVRHGAGSMNRFTLDDVEAIVEGAALLEAVSPVVSSGNQVIGGGENWFTSVLGVAPEYPSIRSWNLDSGSFFTDQEIRTRKKVAVLGKTVADELFPDQDPVGERIRIRSTPFEVIGVMEEKGRSAGGRDEDDVVLAPSTTVLYRLKGDRWIDMILASAADAAFLDAAEEEIAALLRTAHGIGEGEDDDFTVRTQAEITEAAAETSRVLTILLGSIAGVSLVVGGIGIMNIMLVSVTERTREIGIRISVGARGRDVLVQFLAESVALSLAGGVIGIGIAFAVSGLLERFADLPVLITPSSVLLAVVFSGAVGIFFGYYPARKAAALDPIDALRYE; encoded by the coding sequence ATGCGGAGCACACTCACGTCGCTCGGCATCATCATCGGCGTCAGCGCGGTGATCGTCATGATCGGCGTCGGCGTCGGCTCTCAGGCGGAAATCGAATCCCACATCGAAGGGCTCGGCACGAACCTGCTCATCGTCTTCCCCGGATCGGGACAAACCGGCGGCGTGCGCCACGGCGCGGGCAGCATGAACCGCTTCACGCTGGATGACGTGGAGGCGATCGTCGAAGGGGCGGCCCTCTTGGAGGCGGTCTCACCGGTGGTGAGCAGCGGCAACCAGGTGATCGGCGGCGGGGAGAACTGGTTCACGAGCGTCCTGGGCGTGGCGCCGGAGTATCCCTCCATACGCTCCTGGAATCTCGACTCCGGATCATTCTTCACCGATCAAGAGATCCGGACGCGAAAAAAAGTGGCCGTGCTCGGGAAAACGGTGGCGGACGAGCTCTTCCCGGATCAGGACCCGGTCGGAGAACGGATCCGAATCCGCAGCACCCCCTTCGAGGTGATCGGCGTGATGGAGGAAAAAGGGCGGAGCGCCGGCGGGCGCGACGAAGACGACGTGGTGCTCGCTCCGTCGACGACGGTGCTCTACCGGCTCAAGGGGGACCGCTGGATCGACATGATCCTGGCGAGCGCCGCCGACGCCGCGTTCCTGGACGCGGCGGAGGAGGAGATCGCCGCGCTTCTCCGGACGGCGCACGGCATCGGCGAGGGAGAGGATGACGATTTCACCGTCCGCACCCAGGCGGAGATCACCGAAGCGGCGGCGGAGACCTCCCGGGTCCTGACGATCCTGCTCGGATCCATCGCCGGCGTGTCGCTCGTCGTGGGCGGCATCGGCATCATGAACATCATGCTCGTTTCGGTGACCGAGCGAACGCGGGAGATCGGCATTCGGATCTCCGTCGGCGCCCGCGGCAGGGACGTGCTCGTCCAGTTTCTCGCCGAATCGGTGGCGCTCAGTCTCGCCGGAGGGGTGATCGGCATAGGAATCGCCTTCGCCGTCTCCGGTCTATTGGAACGGTTCGCCGACCTCCCGGTGCTGATCACGCCGTCCAGCGTGCTTCTGGCGGTGGTCTTCTCCGGCGCCGTGGGTATCTTTTTCGGCTACTATCCGGCCCGCAAGGCGGCCGCGCTCGACCCGATCGATGCGCTGCGCTATGAGTAA